Proteins found in one Zea mays cultivar B73 chromosome 1, Zm-B73-REFERENCE-NAM-5.0, whole genome shotgun sequence genomic segment:
- the LOC100272978 gene encoding Dolichol-phosphate mannosyltransferase subunit 1-like, producing the protein MEAAASRKRAYSIIVPTYNERLNVALIVYLIFKHLPDVNFEIIIVDDGSPDGTQDIVKQLQQVYGEDFVLLRARPRKLGLGTAYLHGLKHASGEFVIIMDADLSHHPKYLPSFIRKQKETGADIVTGTRYVKNGGVHGWNLMRKLTSRGANVLAQTLLQPGASDLTGSFRLYKRDVLEDLISSCVSKGYVFQMEMIVRATRKGYHIEEVPITFVDRVFGISKLGGSEIVEYLKGLVYLLLTT; encoded by the exons ATggaggcggcggcgagccgcaagCGCGCGTACAGCATCATCGTGCCTACCTACAACGAACGCCTCAACGTCGCCCTCATCGTCTACCTCATCTTCAAGCACCTCCC GGATGTGAACTTTGAGATCATTATTGTGGATGATGGTAGTCCAGATGGAACTCAGGACATTGTAAAACAGCTGCAGCAAGTATATGGTGAAGATTTTGTT TTACTGCGAGCTAGGCCAAGGAAGCTAGGGCTTG GTACCGCATATTTACATGGACTAAAGCATGCCTCAGGGGAATTTGTCATTATCATGGACGCGGACCTATCTCACCAT CCAAAATACTTGCCAAGCTTTATTAG GAAGCAAAAGGAAACTGGAGCTGACATTGTAACTGGCACACGTTATGTTAAGAATGGTGGTGTCCATGGTTGGAATCTCATGCGCAAGCTGACTAGCAGAGGTGCAAATGTTCTTGCACAAACGTTACTGCAGCCTGGAGCTTCAGATTTAACCGGATCATTTAG GCTATATAAGCGAGATGTCCTGGAAGACTTAATCTCCTCATGTGTCAGCAAGGGCTACGTGTTCCAGATGGAGATGATTGTTAGGGCTACAAGGAAAGGTTATCACATTGAAGAG GTTCCAATAACGTTTGTGGACAGAGTATTTGGAATTTCAAAACTTGGCGGGTCCGAGATAGTTGAATATTTGAAAGGCCTTGTTTATCTTCTGCTCACAACATGA